The Paludisphaera rhizosphaerae genome window below encodes:
- a CDS encoding helix-turn-helix domain-containing protein: MAIKLEDYLAKLPAEERAEVEASMARAVEREASLRQLREARHRSQVEMAATLKTTQAAVSRLERRTDVYVSTLRKYVEAMGGTLVISVQFDDQPPVKLSQFGE; the protein is encoded by the coding sequence ATGGCGATCAAGCTGGAGGACTATCTGGCGAAGCTGCCGGCCGAGGAACGGGCCGAAGTGGAAGCCAGCATGGCCAGGGCCGTCGAGCGGGAGGCGTCCCTTCGCCAACTGAGGGAAGCCCGACACCGCTCACAGGTCGAGATGGCCGCGACGTTGAAGACCACGCAGGCGGCCGTCAGCCGGTTGGAAAGGCGGACCGACGTCTATGTGAGCACCCTCCGGAAGTACGTCGAAGCGATGGGGGGAACCCTGGTGATCTCCGTCCAGTTCGACGATCAACCCCCGGTCAAGCTGTCCCAATTCGGCGAATGA
- the guaB gene encoding IMP dehydrogenase, whose amino-acid sequence MHDRIAYQGITFDDVLLEPGYSDYLPREVDVRTNLTSSIALNIPILSSPMDTVTEAELAIALAQEGGLGVIHKNLSIEEQTREVDKVKRSENGVIVDPITLPPDATVGEARKIMSGHNISGVPITVNGRLMGILTRRDLRFLESNDLRIEEVMTKENLVTAPADTRLEEADRILTKNKVEKLLLVDDEYRLKGLVTIKDIDKLHRYPNACKDARGRLRAGAAVGVHDYERIASLLEADVDVLIVDSAHGHSRNVVETVRKIKREFQIQVVAGNVATAEGAKALADAGADAVKVGIGPGSICTTRVVSGVGVPQMTAIASAAKALGGSVPIIADGGIRYSGDISKAIAAGAHCVMIGGLFAGLAESPGDTIIYRGRSFKTYRGMGSLGAMAKGSHERYRQEAAKPSETKTGAAPKLVPEGVEGRVPYKGPLADYVFQLVGGLRAGMGYCGTKTIEDLRTKSRFIQVTSASVQEGHPHDIAITQEAPNYTSYSGESEGGRSQV is encoded by the coding sequence ATGCACGATCGCATCGCCTATCAGGGCATCACCTTCGACGACGTCCTCCTTGAGCCGGGATACTCCGACTACCTCCCTCGGGAGGTCGACGTCCGCACCAATTTGACGTCCAGCATCGCGCTGAACATCCCGATTCTGTCCTCCCCCATGGACACGGTGACCGAGGCCGAACTGGCCATCGCGCTGGCGCAGGAAGGCGGCCTGGGGGTCATCCACAAGAACCTCTCGATCGAGGAGCAGACCCGAGAGGTCGACAAGGTGAAGCGGTCCGAGAACGGCGTGATCGTCGACCCGATCACCCTGCCGCCGGACGCCACCGTGGGCGAGGCCCGGAAGATCATGTCCGGGCACAACATCTCGGGCGTGCCGATCACCGTCAACGGCCGGTTGATGGGGATCCTCACCCGTCGCGACCTGCGGTTCCTGGAGTCGAACGACCTCCGTATTGAGGAGGTCATGACCAAGGAGAACCTGGTCACCGCCCCCGCCGACACCCGCCTGGAAGAGGCGGATCGGATTTTAACGAAGAATAAGGTCGAGAAACTTCTGCTGGTTGACGATGAATACCGACTGAAGGGTCTCGTCACGATCAAGGACATCGACAAGCTGCACCGGTATCCCAACGCCTGCAAGGACGCGCGCGGGCGGCTGCGGGCCGGAGCCGCGGTGGGCGTTCACGACTATGAGCGGATCGCCTCGCTGCTGGAAGCGGACGTCGACGTTCTGATCGTGGACTCGGCCCACGGGCACAGCAGGAACGTGGTGGAGACGGTTCGCAAGATCAAGCGCGAGTTCCAGATCCAGGTGGTCGCCGGCAACGTGGCGACGGCCGAAGGGGCGAAGGCCCTGGCGGACGCCGGCGCGGATGCGGTGAAGGTCGGGATTGGACCGGGCTCAATCTGCACGACGCGGGTGGTCTCGGGCGTGGGAGTGCCGCAGATGACGGCGATCGCCTCGGCGGCCAAGGCGCTGGGGGGCTCGGTCCCGATCATCGCCGACGGCGGCATCCGATACTCGGGCGACATCAGCAAGGCGATCGCCGCCGGCGCCCACTGCGTCATGATCGGCGGTCTCTTCGCCGGACTGGCGGAGAGCCCCGGCGACACGATCATCTACCGCGGCCGGAGCTTCAAGACGTATCGCGGGATGGGATCCCTGGGCGCGATGGCCAAGGGCTCGCACGAGCGCTACCGTCAGGAAGCCGCCAAGCCGTCTGAAACCAAGACCGGGGCCGCCCCGAAGCTCGTCCCCGAAGGGGTCGAGGGCCGGGTGCCGTACAAGGGCCCGCTGGCCGATTACGTGTTCCAGTTGGTCGGAGGCCTCCGGGCCGGGATGGGATACTGCGGGACGAAGACGATCGAGGACCTGCGGACCAAGAGCCGGTTCATCCAGGTGACCTCGGCGTCGGTCCAGGAAGGCCACCCGCACGACATCGCCATCACCCAGGAAGCCCCCAACTACACCAGCTACAGCGGAGAATCCGAGGGAGGCCGGTCCCAGGTCTGA